In Tursiops truncatus isolate mTurTru1 chromosome X, mTurTru1.mat.Y, whole genome shotgun sequence, the following proteins share a genomic window:
- the LOC101338470 gene encoding DDB1- and CUL4-associated factor 12-like protein 2 has protein sequence MARQTGSRKRKAPALAAGGDGPLPPKKPKRPAALRSLLHYLKGREVGARGRAGLPGFEGKLRGYAVRKLPELLRERELALGTLNKVFASQWLNARQVVCGTKCNTLFVVDVQSGHITRIPLMRDRGPASARAQPSCGIHAIQLNPSKTLLATGGENPNSLAVYQLPTLDPVCLGDRHGHKDWIFAIAWMSDTVAVSGSRDGTVALWKMDPDMFHGSIAWHNDAGLPLYAHIRPRDVETIPRASTNPSNRKVRALAFSGKNQELGAVSLDGYFHLWKAQSNLSRLLSIRLPYCRENVCLTYCDELSLYAVGSQSHVSFLDPRQRQQNIRPLCSREGGTGVRSLSFYQHIVTVGTGHGCLLFYDIRAQTFLEERASASPHFPPGPAGRKLKLTCGRGWLNHDDLWVNYFGGIGEFPNALYTHCYNWPEMKLFVAGGPLPSGLHGNYAGLWS, from the coding sequence ATGGCGAGGCAAACAGGTAGCAGGAAGCGGAAAGCGCCGGCGCTCGCGGCGGGTGGGGACGGGCCGCTGCCTCCCAAGAAGCCCAAGCGGCCGGCGGCGCTGCGCTCGCTGCTGCACTACCTGAAGGGCCGCGAGGTGGGGGCGCGGGGCCGCGCCGGGCTCCCGGGCTTCGAGGGCAAGCTGCGCGGCTACGCGGTGCGGAAGCTGCCCGAGCTGCTGAGGGAGCGCGAGCTGGCGCTGGGCACCCTCAACAAGGTGTTCGCGTCGCAGTGGCTGAACGCCAGGCAGGTGGTGTGCGGCACCAAGTGCAACACGCTCTTCGTGGTGGACGTGCAGTCGGGCCACATCACGCGCATCCCCCTGATGCGGGACCGCGGGCCCGCGTCGGCCCGCGCCCAGCCGAGCTGCGGCATCCACGCCATCCAGCTGAATCCCTCCAAGACGCTTCTGGCCACCGGGGGCGAGAACCCCAACAGCCTGGCCGTCTACCAGCTGCCCACGCTGGACCCCGTGTGCCTGGGCGACCGCCACGGCCACAAGGACTGGATCTTCGCCATCGCCTGGATGAGCGACACGGTGGCCGTGAGTGGCTCCCGCGACGGCACCGTGGCGCTCTGGAAGATGGACCCCGACATGTTCCACGGCAGCATCGCCTGGCACAACGACGCGGGCCTCCCCCTGTACGCCCACATCCGTCCCAGGGACGTGGAGACCATCCCCAGGGCCAGCACCAACCCCAGTAACCGCAAGGTGCGGGCCCTGGCCTTCAGCGGCAAGAACCAGGAGCTGGGAGCCGTGTCCCTGGACGGCTACTTCCACCTGTGGAAAGCCCAGAGCAACCTGTCCAGGCTGCTGTCCATCAGGCTGCCCTACTGCCGAGAGAACGTGTGCCTGACCTACTGCGACGAGTTGTCCCTGTACGCGGTGGGCTCCCAGTCCCACGTCTCCTTCCTGGATCCGCGGCAGCGCCAGCAGAACATCCGGCCCCTGTGCTCCCGAGAGGGCGGCACGGGTGTGCGCTCCCTGAGCTTCTACCAGCACATCGTCACCGTGGGCACGGGCCACGGCTGCCTGCTCTTCTATGACATTCGCGCGCAAACGTTCCTGGAGGAGAGGGCCTCGGCCAGCCCGCACTTCCCTCCGGGGCCCGCAGGGAGGAAGCTCAAGCTCAcctgtggcagaggctggctcAACCACGATGACCTGTGGGTGAACTACTTCGGTGGCATCGGCGAGTTCCCCAACGCGCTCTACACGCACTGCTACAACTGGCCCGAGATGAAGCTCTTCGTCGCTGGGGGGCCTCTCCCTTCCGGCCTCCACGGGAACTATGCCGGCCTCTGGAGCTAA